A genome region from Candidatus Methanomethylophilaceae archaeon includes the following:
- a CDS encoding pyridoxamine kinase — protein sequence MKQERVLAIHDISCVGKCSLTVALPIISAAGEECSVLPTAVLSTHTGGFTGFTFRDLTEDISPIGAHWKSLGLRIDAIYTGFLGSFEQIDLVKGLIDDLSDQRPAVYVDPVMADKGKMYAIFGPDFPAGMRSLCEKADLIMPNLTELAFMLGFEYEEGPYSREYIDGIFSKAEVLGVSRIVITGVSFEPGKLGAVWKDYRTGETGSSMRKEVPGYYHGTGDIFGSALVGALEAGVSLGESVDIAVDFTVGSIIRTYSSNTDVRFGVNFECGLIDYARSIKEKAPYRVAINYGDFGSIEKMASAVWHEAYAGIVSEDQIDYMLAKFQSAEAIKNQISEGLTYEIARRDGKDAGYIGYKFDGDELFVSKIYVMEPLRKEGVGKALLLRAFEAGRCGGAKRMRLTVNKNNSKAIAFYEAMGLEKMSELRTDIGEGFVMDDFVMGRGI from the coding sequence ATGAAACAGGAAAGGGTCCTGGCGATCCATGACATCTCATGCGTTGGAAAGTGCTCTCTCACGGTGGCTCTGCCGATAATTTCGGCCGCAGGCGAGGAATGCTCCGTTCTCCCCACCGCAGTCCTATCCACACATACAGGAGGTTTCACAGGATTCACGTTCAGGGATCTTACCGAAGACATAAGTCCCATCGGGGCCCATTGGAAATCCCTCGGTCTGAGGATCGATGCGATTTACACTGGATTCCTAGGTTCTTTCGAGCAGATCGATCTGGTAAAAGGGCTCATAGACGATCTCTCCGATCAGAGACCTGCGGTATACGTCGACCCAGTCATGGCAGACAAAGGCAAGATGTACGCCATATTCGGGCCCGATTTCCCCGCGGGAATGAGAAGTCTGTGCGAAAAGGCCGATCTCATAATGCCCAATCTCACCGAATTGGCGTTCATGCTCGGTTTCGAGTACGAGGAGGGCCCATATTCCAGGGAATACATCGACGGCATATTCTCCAAGGCCGAGGTTCTTGGGGTATCCCGCATAGTCATAACAGGAGTGAGCTTCGAACCTGGGAAATTGGGAGCAGTCTGGAAAGATTATCGGACCGGAGAGACCGGAAGCTCGATGAGAAAAGAGGTGCCCGGATATTACCACGGGACTGGTGACATTTTCGGGTCAGCTCTCGTCGGCGCGTTGGAAGCCGGAGTCTCTCTCGGGGAATCCGTCGATATAGCGGTCGATTTCACAGTCGGGAGCATCATCAGAACATACTCATCCAATACCGACGTGAGATTCGGGGTCAATTTCGAATGCGGCCTGATAGATTATGCGCGTTCGATAAAGGAGAAAGCCCCGTATCGCGTCGCCATCAACTACGGGGATTTCGGATCGATAGAGAAGATGGCCAGCGCAGTATGGCATGAGGCATACGCCGGAATAGTCTCGGAGGATCAGATCGATTATATGCTGGCCAAATTCCAGTCCGCTGAGGCCATCAAGAACCAGATATCCGAAGGGCTGACATACGAGATCGCCCGCAGAGACGGGAAGGATGCAGGATATATAGGCTACAAGTTCGATGGTGACGAGCTTTTCGTATCCAAAATCTATGTCATGGAACCGCTCAGGAAGGAAGGCGTCGGGAAGGCCCTCCTTCTCAGGGCTTTCGAAGCGGGAAGATGCGGAGGAGCCAAACGCATGCGCCTGACGGTGAACAAAAACAATTCTAAGGCGATAGCGTTCTACGAAGCGATGGGACTTGAGAAGATGTCCGAATTGCGCACCGATATCGGGGAAGGCTTCGTGATGGACGATTTCGTGATGGGGCGCGGGATTTGA